A section of the Streptomyces sp. NBC_00178 genome encodes:
- a CDS encoding RNA polymerase sigma factor codes for MRARVRAGDRAAFAELYDQNARAVYRQALRLTGNWSEAEEVMSETFLGAWRTREALDPEGGSLTPWLLGIATHKAHNANRGLRRRLAFLAGSPEPRPVEDFADETAGRIDDARHLESVHEALRRLSRPDREVIALCVGAGLDYHQAAEALGVPVGTVRSRLSRARARLARHSSGPAFRKNREPRGRRGEKESEAAIAALFLQEETR; via the coding sequence TTGCGAGCGCGCGTGCGGGCGGGGGACCGTGCGGCGTTCGCCGAGCTGTACGACCAGAACGCTCGCGCTGTCTACAGACAAGCCCTGAGGCTGACGGGTAACTGGTCGGAGGCCGAGGAAGTGATGTCAGAGACCTTCCTGGGTGCCTGGCGCACCCGGGAGGCGCTGGATCCGGAGGGTGGTTCCCTCACACCGTGGCTGCTCGGCATCGCCACGCACAAGGCGCACAACGCCAATCGCGGTCTTCGTCGGCGGCTCGCCTTCCTGGCAGGCAGCCCGGAGCCCCGGCCGGTGGAGGACTTCGCGGACGAGACGGCCGGCCGGATCGACGATGCCCGCCACCTCGAGTCGGTCCACGAAGCCCTGCGCCGGCTGAGCCGCCCGGACCGTGAGGTGATCGCTCTGTGCGTGGGTGCCGGGCTGGACTACCACCAGGCCGCCGAGGCGCTGGGCGTCCCGGTCGGCACCGTGAGGTCGCGGCTCTCCCGCGCCCGGGCGCGACTGGCCCGCCACAGCTCCGGCCCCGCGTTCCGAAAGAACCGGGAACCGCGCGGCCGTCGCGGAGAGAAAGAGAGTGAAGCCGCAATCGCGGCCCTGTTCCTGCAGGAGGAAACCCGATGA
- a CDS encoding CU044_5270 family protein yields the protein MNADNSRAGFARSEAEELLAAPVDWDLSPSRHLHHKDVLMQQIDHDRNSVGETSPAPSRRRRLPRLALMVPATSLALAGALVVTLSGGDHASAPTAKSAVSSPARVTNASVTLGRIADAAMKTDATPVREDQFVYFRRLVRENKGTFGGPVVLGAAHKDERWLAQKPGPVTTTGWLRSSGKDAMMPGQLGPVTTTSPVRPGVWYPTYAWLASLPTDPDALLELLYTQTRVDERETKDEAVFGTVGDLLFNAIMPPATASALYQAAARIPGVTWIPDAVDAAGRHGIGITRRDARSATRTVLIFDKDTLAYTGSQSYFINHKSKADARGTTGDVLYGTDAVMERGVVDRHDEAPAKTAG from the coding sequence ATGAACGCCGACAACTCACGCGCCGGCTTTGCCCGGAGTGAGGCGGAAGAACTCCTCGCCGCTCCGGTCGACTGGGACCTCTCGCCGAGCCGCCACCTTCACCACAAGGACGTCCTGATGCAGCAGATCGATCACGATCGCAACTCCGTCGGCGAGACCTCGCCCGCTCCCTCCCGCCGCCGCAGGCTGCCGCGCCTCGCCCTGATGGTGCCCGCCACGTCACTCGCCCTGGCCGGCGCACTGGTCGTCACCCTTTCCGGCGGCGACCACGCCTCCGCCCCGACGGCCAAGTCCGCTGTCTCCTCACCGGCCCGGGTCACCAACGCATCCGTCACGCTGGGCCGGATCGCCGACGCGGCCATGAAGACGGACGCGACGCCGGTCCGGGAAGACCAGTTCGTGTACTTCCGGCGCCTGGTGCGCGAGAACAAGGGCACGTTCGGCGGCCCGGTGGTGCTCGGTGCAGCACACAAGGACGAGCGGTGGCTGGCTCAGAAGCCCGGCCCGGTGACCACGACCGGCTGGCTCCGCTCGAGCGGGAAGGACGCCATGATGCCTGGTCAGCTCGGCCCTGTGACCACGACATCGCCCGTGCGGCCCGGTGTGTGGTACCCCACCTACGCGTGGCTTGCCTCGCTGCCCACCGACCCCGACGCCCTGCTCGAACTGCTCTACACCCAGACCAGGGTGGATGAGCGGGAAACGAAGGACGAGGCCGTCTTCGGGACTGTCGGCGACCTGCTCTTCAACGCGATCATGCCGCCCGCTACAGCCTCCGCGCTGTACCAGGCTGCCGCAAGGATCCCCGGCGTCACCTGGATCCCCGACGCCGTCGACGCGGCCGGACGCCATGGCATCGGCATCACCCGCAGGGACGCCCGCTCCGCCACCCGGACCGTGTTGATCTTCGACAAGGACACCCTCGCCTACACGGGCTCGCAGTCGTACTTCATCAACCACAAGTCCAAGGCCGACGCCAGGGGCACCACCGGCGACGTGCTGTACGGCACCGACGCCGTGATGGAACGCGGCGTCGTCGACCGGCATGACGAGGCACCCGCGAAGACCGCCGGCTGA
- a CDS encoding RNB domain-containing ribonuclease: protein MTGADGTALRAALRELRTRLDVPDGFPAAVLAEAAEAARAPDVSAHLDATDLPFLTIDPPASTDLDQALYLERRRHGFRVFYAIADVAAFVRPGGALDAEAHRRVTTLYFPDGRAPLHPAPLSEWAASLLPGETRPAALWRIDLDPEGRTMGAEVRRAVVRSRAKLDYAGVQRQIDAGTAEEPLALLAVIGRLREEQETARGGISLNVPEQEIVEHDGTYGLGYRTPLPADGWNAQLSLLTGMAAAALMRDSGTGILRTLPVAPDGAVARLRRSAQALHIDWPHHVAYAEVVRSLDPAKSSHAAFLQECTTLLRGAGYSVFEHGVLPTPAVHAAVAELYTHCTAPLRRLVDRYAAELCLSATAETRPPEWVLQALRGLPKEMAEGSRRANTVERECVDVVEAALLRGRVGEVFDGYVIDVKEDRPSVGTVHIEDPAIVARVESAAPLPLGERLRVRLTRADPGSSKVLFAPV from the coding sequence ATGACAGGCGCAGACGGCACCGCCCTGCGGGCGGCCCTGCGTGAACTGCGCACACGGCTGGACGTGCCCGACGGCTTCCCGGCCGCCGTGCTCGCCGAAGCCGCCGAGGCGGCGAGGGCCCCGGACGTGTCGGCCCACCTCGACGCCACGGACCTGCCGTTCCTGACCATCGACCCGCCCGCCTCCACCGACCTCGACCAGGCCCTGTACCTGGAGCGGCGCAGGCACGGCTTCCGGGTGTTCTACGCCATCGCCGACGTCGCCGCCTTCGTCCGCCCCGGCGGTGCGCTCGACGCGGAGGCCCACCGGCGGGTGACGACGCTCTACTTCCCCGACGGCAGGGCGCCCCTGCACCCCGCCCCGCTCTCCGAATGGGCCGCCAGTCTGCTCCCCGGCGAGACGCGTCCCGCGGCCCTGTGGCGCATCGACCTCGACCCGGAGGGCCGCACCATGGGCGCCGAGGTGCGCCGCGCCGTCGTGCGCAGCCGGGCGAAACTCGACTACGCGGGCGTCCAGCGACAGATCGACGCCGGCACCGCCGAGGAACCTCTCGCCCTCCTCGCGGTCATCGGCCGGCTGCGCGAGGAGCAGGAGACCGCGCGGGGCGGCATCTCGCTCAACGTGCCCGAGCAGGAGATCGTCGAACACGACGGGACCTACGGCCTGGGCTACCGCACCCCGCTGCCCGCGGACGGCTGGAACGCCCAGCTCTCCCTGCTCACCGGAATGGCGGCCGCGGCCCTCATGCGGGACTCCGGCACCGGCATCCTGCGCACCCTGCCCGTCGCCCCCGACGGGGCCGTGGCCCGGCTCAGACGCTCCGCGCAGGCCCTGCACATCGACTGGCCCCACCACGTCGCATACGCCGAGGTGGTGCGCTCGCTGGACCCGGCGAAGAGCAGCCACGCCGCGTTCCTCCAGGAGTGCACCACACTCCTGCGAGGCGCCGGCTACAGCGTGTTCGAGCACGGGGTACTCCCCACCCCCGCCGTGCACGCGGCCGTCGCCGAGCTGTACACGCACTGCACCGCGCCGCTGCGCCGCCTCGTGGACCGGTACGCCGCCGAGCTGTGCCTCTCCGCGACCGCGGAGACCCGGCCGCCGGAATGGGTGCTCCAGGCCCTCCGCGGCCTGCCGAAGGAGATGGCTGAGGGCAGCCGCCGGGCGAACACGGTGGAGCGGGAGTGCGTCGACGTGGTCGAGGCCGCGCTGCTCAGGGGCCGGGTCGGCGAGGTCTTCGACGGATACGTCATCGACGTCAAGGAGGACCGGCCGTCCGTCGGCACCGTCCACATCGAGGACCCGGCGATCGTCGCCCGCGTCGAGTCCGCCGCACCTCTCCCGCTGGGCGAACGGCTGAGGGTCCGGCTGACCCGCGCGGACCCGGGATCCTCGAAGGTGCTGTTCGCGCCCGTGTGA
- the yaaA gene encoding peroxide stress protein YaaA → MLVLLPPSEGKAASGRGAPLKPESLSLPGLSGARAAVLDELVELCLADEEKAREVLGLSEGLRGEVAKNGELRTAGTRPAGEIYTGVLYDALDLATLDAAAKRRAGKSLLVFSGLWGAVRIGDRIPSYRCSMGVKLPGLGALGAHWRAPMAEVMPEAAGDGLVLDLRSAAYAGAWKPAGEIAGRTASVRVLQSQVVDGVEKRSVVSHFNKATKGRMVRDLLTAGARPKGPAQLVEVLRDLGYLVEAEAPARAGRPWAIDVVVTEIH, encoded by the coding sequence GTGCTCGTGTTGTTGCCGCCCTCCGAAGGCAAGGCCGCATCGGGGCGCGGGGCACCGCTGAAGCCCGAGTCGCTGTCCCTGCCGGGCCTTTCCGGGGCCCGTGCCGCGGTCCTCGACGAGCTGGTCGAGCTGTGCCTGGCCGACGAGGAGAAGGCCCGCGAGGTACTGGGACTGAGCGAGGGGCTGCGCGGTGAGGTGGCGAAGAACGGGGAGCTGCGCACCGCCGGCACCCGCCCTGCCGGGGAGATCTACACGGGCGTGCTCTACGACGCGCTGGACCTGGCCACCCTGGACGCCGCCGCGAAGCGGCGGGCCGGGAAGTCGCTGCTGGTCTTCTCCGGGCTCTGGGGCGCGGTCCGGATCGGTGACCGCATCCCGTCGTACCGCTGCTCGATGGGGGTGAAGCTGCCCGGACTGGGGGCCCTGGGCGCGCACTGGCGCGCCCCGATGGCCGAGGTCATGCCCGAGGCGGCCGGGGACGGACTGGTACTGGACCTGCGGTCGGCGGCGTACGCGGGCGCGTGGAAGCCGGCGGGCGAGATCGCGGGGCGGACGGCGAGCGTGCGGGTCCTCCAGTCGCAGGTGGTGGACGGGGTCGAGAAGCGGTCCGTGGTCAGCCACTTCAACAAGGCGACGAAGGGCCGGATGGTCCGCGACCTGCTGACGGCCGGTGCCCGCCCGAAGGGGCCGGCCCAGCTGGTCGAGGTGCTCCGTGACCTGGGGTACCTCGTGGAGGCCGAGGCTCCGGCACGCGCCGGCCGGCCGTGGGCCATCGACGTGGTGGTCACCGAGATCCACTGA
- the eda gene encoding bifunctional 4-hydroxy-2-oxoglutarate aldolase/2-dehydro-3-deoxy-phosphogluconate aldolase: protein MTSSAPSAVSSSVLDLAPVVPVVVLEDAADAVPLARALVAGGLPAIEVTLRTAAALDAIRAIAAGVPGAVVGAGTVISPAHVDATVAAGARFLVSPGWTDALLEAMKGSGLPFLPGVSTTSEVVALLERGVTEMKFFPAEAAGGTAYLKALSAPLPQARFCPTGGISLTSAPSYLALPNVGCVGGSWMVPADAVAAKDWARVERLAAGASALGRG from the coding sequence ATGACCTCATCCGCGCCCTCCGCCGTGTCCTCCTCCGTCCTGGACCTCGCCCCCGTCGTCCCCGTCGTCGTCCTGGAGGACGCGGCCGACGCCGTGCCGCTGGCCCGCGCCCTCGTCGCCGGCGGGCTGCCGGCCATCGAGGTCACGCTGCGCACGGCGGCCGCCCTGGACGCGATACGGGCGATCGCCGCCGGGGTACCCGGCGCCGTGGTGGGCGCGGGCACGGTGATCTCGCCCGCGCACGTCGATGCCACGGTGGCCGCGGGGGCCCGCTTCCTGGTCAGCCCCGGCTGGACGGACGCCCTGCTGGAGGCGATGAAGGGCTCGGGTCTGCCCTTCCTGCCCGGGGTCTCGACGACGTCCGAGGTGGTCGCGCTGCTGGAGCGCGGAGTCACGGAGATGAAGTTCTTCCCCGCCGAGGCGGCCGGCGGCACCGCCTACCTGAAGGCGCTGTCCGCGCCGCTGCCCCAGGCCCGGTTCTGCCCGACGGGCGGCATCTCGCTCACGTCGGCACCGTCGTACCTCGCACTGCCCAACGTCGGCTGCGTCGGCGGAAGCTGGATGGTGCCGGCCGACGCGGTGGCGGCGAAGGACTGGGCGCGCGTCGAGCGGCTCGCCGCCGGGGCCTCGGCGCTGGGCCGCGGCTGA
- a CDS encoding sulfite exporter TauE/SafE family protein codes for MTWSTGVLGFAAGLLLSMVTAPVGVSGAVFLLPVQVSVLGVPSPAVTPTNLLYNVVSCPGALLRYRRGGRLRGPLTRLLVAGAVPGVAIGALIRVFAVPGATVFRAFIAVLLLPLGAWLCARTVHPARRGTPAGPPSPRATTGLALAVGVAGGVYGIGGGSLLGPILVGRGVPVAKVAPAALACTFVTSLAGAGVYALLSLTATGDIAPDWPLGLACGLGGLCGGYLGARLAPRLPETGLRLLLGLLALGIGLLYAVQAVS; via the coding sequence GTGACCTGGTCCACGGGCGTCCTCGGTTTCGCGGCGGGACTTCTGCTCTCCATGGTGACGGCACCCGTGGGCGTGTCCGGGGCGGTGTTCCTGCTGCCTGTGCAGGTCAGCGTGCTCGGGGTGCCGTCTCCCGCGGTGACGCCCACCAACCTGCTCTACAACGTGGTGTCGTGCCCCGGTGCCCTGCTGCGCTACCGCAGGGGCGGGCGGCTGCGCGGGCCGCTCACCAGGCTGCTGGTCGCGGGAGCCGTGCCGGGGGTCGCGATCGGCGCGCTCATCCGGGTCTTCGCCGTGCCGGGCGCCACCGTGTTCCGGGCGTTCATCGCCGTGCTGCTGCTCCCGCTGGGGGCCTGGCTGTGCGCCCGTACGGTGCACCCCGCACGGCGTGGTACGCCGGCCGGACCGCCGTCTCCGCGTGCCACCACGGGGCTCGCCCTGGCAGTCGGCGTCGCGGGCGGGGTCTACGGCATCGGCGGAGGCTCGCTCCTGGGGCCGATCCTGGTGGGGCGCGGGGTCCCCGTCGCCAAGGTCGCCCCTGCCGCGCTGGCCTGCACGTTCGTCACGTCCCTGGCCGGGGCGGGCGTGTACGCGCTGCTGTCCCTCACGGCGACGGGCGACATCGCCCCCGACTGGCCACTCGGCCTCGCCTGCGGTCTCGGCGGTCTCTGCGGCGGCTACCTCGGCGCGCGCCTGGCGCCCCGCCTCCCCGAGACGGGTCTGCGGCTGCTGCTGGGCCTCCTCGCGCTGGGCATCGGACTGCTGTACGCGGTCCAGGCCGTGAGCTGA
- a CDS encoding bifunctional RNase H/acid phosphatase — protein MPASHQLVVEADGGSRGNPGPAGYGAVVLDPVTGGTLAEAAEYIGVATNNVAEYKGLIAGLKAARALVPDGDLRVHVRMDSKLVVEQMSGRWKIKHPDMKPLAAEAAGVLPASSVTYEWIPRAENKHADRLANEAMDAGRRGERWERSSSTADLDTGRPAELPGSPAGPPGDPVAGAAKVRAAMAAARPAAAAVPQTGWGSAPDLGAPATFVLLRHGETALTPEKRFSGSGGTDPELSATGRHQASCAADAFAARGTVQEIVSSPMRRCRETAAAVAGRLGLDVRIEEGLRETDFGVWEGLTFAEVRERYASDLTAWLASPDVAPTGGGESFAEVTERVSAARDRLVARYAGRTVLLVTHVTPIKTLVRLALGAPPESLFRMELSPASVSTVAYYADGNPSLRVLNDTSHLR, from the coding sequence ATGCCCGCTTCCCACCAGCTGGTCGTCGAGGCGGACGGGGGCTCCCGGGGCAACCCGGGGCCCGCCGGGTACGGCGCGGTCGTCCTCGACCCGGTCACCGGCGGGACGCTCGCCGAGGCCGCCGAGTACATCGGCGTCGCGACGAACAACGTCGCCGAGTACAAGGGCCTGATCGCCGGCCTCAAGGCGGCCAGGGCCCTGGTCCCGGACGGCGACCTGCGGGTGCACGTCCGGATGGACTCCAAGCTGGTGGTCGAGCAGATGTCGGGCCGCTGGAAGATCAAGCACCCCGACATGAAGCCGCTGGCCGCCGAGGCGGCGGGCGTCCTGCCCGCCTCCTCCGTGACGTACGAGTGGATCCCGCGCGCCGAGAACAAGCACGCCGACCGGCTCGCCAACGAGGCGATGGACGCGGGCAGGCGGGGCGAGCGGTGGGAGCGGTCGTCCTCGACGGCCGACCTGGACACCGGGCGTCCCGCCGAGCTGCCCGGGTCTCCCGCGGGCCCTCCCGGCGACCCGGTCGCGGGCGCGGCGAAGGTCCGCGCGGCGATGGCCGCCGCCCGTCCGGCCGCGGCCGCCGTACCGCAGACGGGCTGGGGGAGCGCCCCCGATCTGGGTGCGCCCGCCACCTTCGTCCTGCTCCGGCACGGCGAGACGGCCCTGACCCCGGAGAAGCGGTTCTCCGGCAGCGGCGGCACCGACCCCGAGCTCTCGGCCACCGGCCGCCACCAGGCCTCCTGCGCCGCCGACGCCTTCGCCGCACGGGGCACGGTCCAGGAGATCGTCAGCTCCCCGATGCGCCGCTGCCGGGAGACGGCCGCCGCCGTCGCCGGCCGCCTCGGGCTCGACGTACGCATCGAGGAGGGCCTGCGCGAGACGGACTTCGGCGTCTGGGAGGGGCTCACCTTCGCCGAGGTGCGCGAGCGGTACGCCTCCGACCTCACCGCGTGGCTCGCGTCCCCCGACGTGGCGCCCACGGGCGGCGGGGAGAGCTTCGCGGAGGTCACCGAGAGGGTGTCGGCCGCCCGCGACCGCCTCGTCGCCCGCTACGCCGGCCGCACCGTGCTCCTGGTCACCCACGTGACCCCGATCAAGACGCTGGTCCGGCTCGCGCTGGGCGCGCCGCCGGAGTCACTGTTCCGTATGGAACTCTCGCCGGCCTCCGTGTCGACCGTCGCGTACTACGCGGACGGCAACCCCTCGCTGAGGGTGCTCAACGACACCTCGCACCTGCGCTGA
- a CDS encoding zinc ribbon domain-containing protein: protein MNAAPADQIRLLEVQALDVRLSQLSHRRTSLPEHAEIDSLNSDLAQLRDLLVASQTEESDTTREQSKAEQDVDQVRQRAVRDQQRLDSGAVSSPKDLESLQREITSLAKRQGDLEDVVLEIMERRESAQERVTELTERVRAVQAKVDDATARRDAATQEIDGDAATVGKDREVVAGSVPADLLKLYDKLRAQQGGVGAARLYQRRCEGCRLELNITEVNDVKAASPDTVLRCENCHRILVRTSESGL from the coding sequence CTGAACGCCGCGCCCGCCGACCAGATCCGACTCCTCGAAGTCCAGGCACTCGACGTACGCCTGTCGCAGCTCTCCCACAGGCGGACGTCGCTGCCCGAGCACGCGGAGATCGACTCGCTCAACAGCGACCTCGCCCAGCTGCGCGACCTCCTCGTCGCCTCGCAGACCGAGGAGAGCGACACCACCCGCGAGCAGTCGAAGGCGGAGCAGGACGTCGACCAGGTGCGCCAGCGTGCCGTCCGCGACCAGCAGCGGCTCGACTCGGGCGCGGTCTCCTCGCCGAAGGACCTGGAGAGCCTCCAGCGGGAGATCACCTCGCTGGCCAAGCGCCAGGGCGACCTGGAGGACGTCGTCCTCGAGATCATGGAGCGCCGTGAGTCCGCCCAGGAACGCGTCACCGAGCTGACCGAGCGCGTCCGCGCCGTGCAGGCCAAGGTGGACGACGCGACCGCCCGGCGGGACGCGGCCACCCAGGAGATCGACGGCGACGCCGCCACGGTGGGCAAGGACCGCGAGGTCGTCGCCGGCTCGGTCCCCGCCGACCTGCTCAAGCTGTACGACAAGCTGCGCGCCCAGCAGGGCGGCGTCGGTGCGGCCCGGCTCTACCAGCGCCGCTGCGAGGGCTGCCGCCTGGAGCTGAACATCACCGAGGTCAACGACGTGAAGGCCGCGTCCCCGGACACCGTGCTGCGCTGCGAGAACTGCCACCGCATCCTCGTCCGTACCTCGGAGTCGGGCCTGTAA
- a CDS encoding Nif3-like dinuclear metal center hexameric protein yields MPRLSEVIAELDALWPPGRAEGWDAVGTVCGDPAAETDRVLFAVDPVQSVVEEARTLGAQLIVTHHPLYLRGTTTVAATTFKGRVVHDLIKHGIALHVAHTNADTADPGVSDALAGALDLRVTGPLVPDPTDSAGRRGLGRICELDHPETLREFAARAAARLPATAQGIRLAGDPDAVVRRVAVSGGSGDSLFEAVRAAGVDAFLTADLRHHPASEAVQHSPLGLVDAAHWATEQPWCEQAAAQLDALSDRHGWDLRVHVSKQVTDPWTTHHSSGAPN; encoded by the coding sequence GTGCCCCGTCTGTCTGAAGTCATCGCCGAGCTCGACGCCCTCTGGCCTCCCGGGCGGGCCGAGGGATGGGACGCCGTCGGCACGGTGTGCGGCGATCCCGCGGCGGAGACCGACCGGGTCCTCTTCGCCGTCGACCCCGTCCAGAGCGTCGTCGAGGAGGCCCGGACCCTCGGTGCCCAGCTGATCGTCACCCACCACCCGCTCTACCTGCGGGGTACGACGACGGTCGCGGCCACCACCTTCAAGGGCCGGGTCGTGCACGACCTCATCAAGCACGGCATCGCCCTGCACGTGGCGCACACCAACGCGGACACCGCCGACCCCGGGGTCTCCGACGCCCTGGCCGGCGCCCTGGACCTGCGGGTCACCGGCCCGCTCGTGCCCGACCCCACGGACTCCGCGGGCCGCCGCGGCCTCGGCCGGATCTGCGAGCTCGACCACCCCGAGACGCTCCGCGAGTTCGCCGCCCGCGCCGCCGCCCGGCTGCCCGCCACCGCGCAGGGCATCAGGCTGGCCGGCGACCCCGACGCCGTCGTGCGACGGGTCGCGGTGAGCGGCGGATCGGGCGACAGCCTCTTCGAGGCCGTGCGTGCGGCGGGTGTGGACGCCTTCCTCACCGCGGACCTCCGCCACCACCCGGCCTCCGAGGCGGTCCAGCACTCGCCGCTCGGACTCGTCGATGCCGCACACTGGGCCACCGAGCAGCCCTGGTGCGAGCAGGCCGCCGCGCAGCTCGACGCACTTTCCGACCGCCACGGATGGGACCTGCGGGTCCACGTCTCGAAGCAGGTCACCGACCCCTGGACCACCCACCACTCTTCTGGAGCCCCCAACTGA
- a CDS encoding ABC transporter substrate-binding protein, producing the protein MSFGRRGTAAACLAVAAALTLSACGGDDSGGSAAGDAGADKKAAVATGGKDFGDAAKKTAGYGTDAAAGVFPRTLTHAMGTTKLPSKPRRVVVLDVGEFDNVVSLGVKPVGYAPSEGDAAIPSYLKKEAGNPVSVGTINSLNLEAIAGLKPDLILGSQLRAADKYDELSKIAPTVFSIRPGFTWKENYLLNAAALDRTAKAKSELAAYQAKADKLGEDIGPDKPTISMVRYLPDKIRLYAKDSFIGTILQDVGLPRPKNQQIDDLAAEISPENIDQADADWIFTGVYGDAKATKRDTARANPLWKNLAAVKAGHAKDVSDETWYLGLGVSSANLVLDDLRADLVK; encoded by the coding sequence ATGTCCTTCGGACGCCGCGGCACCGCCGCTGCCTGTCTCGCGGTCGCCGCCGCCCTCACCCTCTCGGCGTGCGGAGGTGACGACTCCGGCGGCTCGGCCGCCGGTGACGCGGGCGCCGACAAGAAGGCCGCCGTCGCCACGGGCGGCAAGGACTTCGGGGACGCGGCGAAGAAGACCGCGGGCTACGGCACGGACGCCGCGGCGGGCGTGTTCCCGCGCACCCTCACCCACGCCATGGGGACGACGAAGCTCCCGTCGAAGCCCCGCCGTGTGGTCGTCCTGGACGTCGGTGAATTCGACAACGTTGTCTCGCTCGGTGTGAAGCCCGTCGGCTACGCCCCCTCCGAGGGCGACGCGGCCATCCCGTCCTACCTGAAGAAGGAGGCCGGGAACCCGGTCAGCGTCGGAACCATCAACAGCCTCAACCTGGAGGCGATCGCCGGCCTGAAGCCGGACCTGATCCTCGGCAGCCAGCTGCGCGCGGCGGACAAGTACGACGAGCTGTCCAAGATCGCGCCCACCGTGTTCTCCATCCGCCCGGGCTTCACCTGGAAGGAGAACTACCTCCTGAACGCCGCCGCGCTCGACCGGACCGCGAAGGCGAAGTCCGAGCTCGCCGCCTACCAGGCGAAGGCGGACAAGCTCGGCGAGGACATCGGCCCCGACAAGCCGACCATCTCCATGGTCCGCTACCTGCCGGACAAGATCCGCCTCTACGCCAAGGACTCCTTCATCGGCACGATCCTCCAGGACGTCGGCCTCCCGCGGCCCAAGAACCAGCAGATCGACGACCTGGCGGCGGAGATCAGCCCCGAGAACATCGACCAGGCCGACGCCGACTGGATCTTCACCGGGGTCTACGGCGACGCCAAGGCCACCAAGCGCGACACCGCACGCGCCAACCCGCTGTGGAAGAACCTCGCCGCCGTCAAGGCCGGGCACGCCAAGGACGTCTCCGACGAGACCTGGTACCTCGGCCTGGGCGTCAGCTCCGCGAACCTCGTCCTCGACGACCTCCGCGCCGACCTCGTCAAGTAG
- a CDS encoding ABC transporter ATP-binding protein, with product MTQTTDTTTGPAAVFAGVVKTFGRAGRTVRAVDGLDLTIRRGGTVALLGRNGAGKSTAISLLLGLNDPDAGSVRLLGRTPRGAVRAGLVGAMLQDGQPIPRVTVRELIAFVASTYPRPLPVAEAAALAGVTEFADRRVDKLSGGQVQRVRFAVALAGGPGLVVLDEPTAALDVEARRGLWDSMRAFTARGNTLLFSTHHLEEADEHADRIVVLDRGRVVADGTGEEIRRTAGHPVVSVDLAGRPAEGLELLPGVVGVEVRGGRASLRSEDSDATVTALAALGAVRGLRVAGATLEDAFLALTTPAAAAGTAARDEQSKEAV from the coding sequence ATGACACAGACGACGGACACCACGACCGGGCCCGCGGCGGTATTCGCCGGGGTGGTCAAGACGTTCGGGAGGGCGGGCCGCACCGTGCGGGCCGTCGACGGCCTCGACCTCACGATCCGGCGCGGCGGGACGGTCGCGCTCCTGGGCCGCAACGGCGCGGGCAAGTCCACGGCCATCAGCCTGCTCCTGGGGCTGAACGATCCCGATGCGGGCAGCGTACGGCTCCTCGGCCGCACCCCGCGCGGCGCGGTGCGCGCCGGTCTGGTCGGCGCGATGCTGCAGGACGGACAGCCGATCCCCCGGGTGACGGTGCGGGAGCTGATCGCCTTCGTCGCGTCCACCTACCCGCGCCCCCTGCCCGTGGCCGAGGCCGCCGCACTGGCGGGGGTGACGGAGTTCGCGGACCGGCGGGTCGACAAGCTCTCCGGCGGCCAGGTGCAGCGGGTGCGCTTCGCCGTCGCGCTGGCGGGCGGTCCCGGTCTCGTCGTCCTGGACGAGCCGACCGCCGCGCTGGACGTGGAGGCGCGGCGCGGGCTCTGGGACTCGATGCGGGCGTTCACGGCACGGGGCAACACCCTGCTGTTCTCCACCCATCACCTCGAGGAGGCGGACGAGCACGCCGACCGGATCGTGGTCCTCGACCGGGGCAGGGTCGTGGCCGACGGGACCGGTGAGGAGATCAGGCGGACGGCCGGCCACCCCGTGGTGTCCGTCGACCTGGCGGGACGTCCGGCCGAGGGACTGGAGTTGCTGCCGGGAGTCGTGGGCGTCGAGGTGCGCGGAGGGCGCGCGTCACTGCGCAGCGAGGACTCGGACGCGACCGTGACGGCGCTGGCCGCGCTCGGTGCGGTACGAGGGCTCCGGGTCGCCGGGGCGACACTGGAGGACGCCTTCCTCGCCCTGACCACCCCTGCCGCGGCGGCCGGAACCGCCGCGCGTGACGAGCAGTCGAAGGAGGCCGTCTGA